From a region of the Coffea arabica cultivar ET-39 chromosome 3e, Coffea Arabica ET-39 HiFi, whole genome shotgun sequence genome:
- the LOC140038284 gene encoding uncharacterized protein isoform X8, with product MIATIFNKIKKIRNRENKKTHLPFGIFLTRIFRRFNVPFYGEHIDKGFYGHKMGVSYFKKLAVKTENQGWVWKKFKPVDVVIGETRAQNKKIEAVNELDEMGKCAAAEKLPVRGDKEELDDVVILSQQTRVGGSVKNKVKEIFKKVGALELKGTRFETLSFLKDWHPQGSGVAEEDVKEAVAFHLREFMPNM from the exons ATGATTGCCACCATCTTCAACAAGATTAAAAAGATTAGGAACAGGGAGAATAAGAAAACCCATCTCCCATTCGGTATATTCCTGACCAGGATCTTTAGGCGCTTTAACGTTCCCTTTTATGGTGAGCATATTGACAAAGGATTTTATGGTCATAAAATGGGAGTTTCGTACTTCAAGAAACTGGCAGTCAAAACTGAAAATCAGGGTTGGGTGTGGAAGAAATTTAAACCCGTTGATGTTGTCATTGGAGAGACTAGGGCACAGAATAAGAAAATTGAAGCAGTTAACGAACTAGATGAGATGGGGAAATGTGCTGCAGCTGAGAAGCTGCCAGTTCGGGGAGACAAAGAAGAGCTTGATGATGTTGTTATACTTTCACAACAAACCAGAGTTGGGGGAAGT GTTAAAAATAAGGtgaaagaaatttttaaaaaggttGGTGCCTTGGAGCTGAAAGGGACCAGATTTGAGACATTGTCGTTTCTAAAAGAT TGGCATCCACAAGGATCTGGAGTAGCAGAGGAGGATGTGAAAGAAGCTGTAGCCTTTCATCTTAGAGAATTCATGCCTAACAT GTAa
- the LOC140038284 gene encoding uncharacterized protein isoform X6, with protein sequence MIATIFNKIKKIRNRENKKTHLPFGIFLTRIFRRFNVPFYGEHIDKGFYGHKMGVSYFKKLAVKTENQGWVWKKFKPVDVVIGETRAQNKKIEAVNELDEMGKCAAAEKLPVRGDKEELDDVVILSQQTRVGGSVKNKVKEIFKKVGALELKGTRFETLSFLKDWHPQGSGVAEEDVKEAVAFHLREFMPNMM encoded by the exons ATGATTGCCACCATCTTCAACAAGATTAAAAAGATTAGGAACAGGGAGAATAAGAAAACCCATCTCCCATTCGGTATATTCCTGACCAGGATCTTTAGGCGCTTTAACGTTCCCTTTTATGGTGAGCATATTGACAAAGGATTTTATGGTCATAAAATGGGAGTTTCGTACTTCAAGAAACTGGCAGTCAAAACTGAAAATCAGGGTTGGGTGTGGAAGAAATTTAAACCCGTTGATGTTGTCATTGGAGAGACTAGGGCACAGAATAAGAAAATTGAAGCAGTTAACGAACTAGATGAGATGGGGAAATGTGCTGCAGCTGAGAAGCTGCCAGTTCGGGGAGACAAAGAAGAGCTTGATGATGTTGTTATACTTTCACAACAAACCAGAGTTGGGGGAAGT GTTAAAAATAAGGtgaaagaaatttttaaaaaggttGGTGCCTTGGAGCTGAAAGGGACCAGATTTGAGACATTGTCGTTTCTAAAAGAT TGGCATCCACAAGGATCTGGAGTAGCAGAGGAGGATGTGAAAGAAGCTGTAGCCTTTCATCTTAGAGAATTCATGCCTAACAT GATGTGA
- the LOC140038284 gene encoding uncharacterized protein isoform X4, translating into MIATIFNKIKKIRNRENKKTHLPFGIFLTRIFRRFNVPFYGEHIDKGFYGHKMGVSYFKKLAVKTENQGWVWKKFKPVDVVIGETRAQNKKIEAVNELDEMGKCAAAEKLPVRGDKEELDDVVILSQQTRVGGSVKNKVKEIFKKVGALELKGTRFETLSFLKDWHPQGSGVAEEDVKEAVAFHLREFMPNMNGFCWNFLRTNPGHFSL; encoded by the exons ATGATTGCCACCATCTTCAACAAGATTAAAAAGATTAGGAACAGGGAGAATAAGAAAACCCATCTCCCATTCGGTATATTCCTGACCAGGATCTTTAGGCGCTTTAACGTTCCCTTTTATGGTGAGCATATTGACAAAGGATTTTATGGTCATAAAATGGGAGTTTCGTACTTCAAGAAACTGGCAGTCAAAACTGAAAATCAGGGTTGGGTGTGGAAGAAATTTAAACCCGTTGATGTTGTCATTGGAGAGACTAGGGCACAGAATAAGAAAATTGAAGCAGTTAACGAACTAGATGAGATGGGGAAATGTGCTGCAGCTGAGAAGCTGCCAGTTCGGGGAGACAAAGAAGAGCTTGATGATGTTGTTATACTTTCACAACAAACCAGAGTTGGGGGAAGT GTTAAAAATAAGGtgaaagaaatttttaaaaaggttGGTGCCTTGGAGCTGAAAGGGACCAGATTTGAGACATTGTCGTTTCTAAAAGAT TGGCATCCACAAGGATCTGGAGTAGCAGAGGAGGATGTGAAAGAAGCTGTAGCCTTTCATCTTAGAGAATTCATGCCTAACAT GAATGGattttgctggaattttttAAGGACGAACCCTGGACATTTTTCCTTGTAA